From Neospora caninum Liverpool complete genome, chromosome VIII, a single genomic window includes:
- a CDS encoding Peptidyl-prolyl cis-trans isomerase,related encodes MANPRVFFDIAIGGRPAGRVEFELFKSIVPRTVENFRALCTGEKGVGVSGKPLCYKNSTFHRIIPSFMCQGGDFTRFNGTGGESIYGRTFADENFKLKHTEPFLLSMANAGPNTNGSQFFITTVPCPWLDGKHTVFGKVTSGQNVIKMMEGQGTQSGSVKQSVVITDCGETK; translated from the coding sequence ATGGCTAACCCTCGAGTTTTCTTCGATATAGCCATTGGCGGACGGCCAGCAGGTCGAGTCGAATTTGAACTGTTCAAGTCTATTGTTCCCCGTACAGTAGAGAACTTCAGGGCACTTTGCACTGGCGAAAAGGGTGTGGGTGTCTCGGGTAAACCGTTGTGCTACAAGAACTCAACGTTCCACAGGATAATTCCTTCCTTCATGTGCCAAGGAGGAGACTTCACAAGATTCAATGGGacaggaggagaaagcaTTTACGGCCGGACTTTCGCTGATGAGAACTTCAAGCTGAAGCACACGGAGCCTTTCCTGTTGTCTATGGCGAACGCCGGCCCGAACACTAACGGGTCCCAATTTTTCATTACGACTGTCCCGTGTCCGTGGCTCGATGGGAAGCATACGGTTTTTGGCAAGGTCACCAGCGGACAAAACGTGATAAAGATGATGGAGGGTCAAGGAACACAGTCCGGCAGCGTGAAGCAGTCTGTGGTCATCACTGATTGCGGGGAAACCAAATAG